One Streptomyces sp. P9-A2 DNA window includes the following coding sequences:
- a CDS encoding glycoside hydrolase family 2 TIM barrel-domain containing protein — MPHPHVSPPGRSAHPDTRPPVSRRRLLEGGAALLGAFALSAAPADAHAAGRRAATGDAPDSGPTANTGPEWNGNIAVFRLGTEPPHTTLMPYADLKQALAADRTRSPYRLSLDGTWKFAHVDRPEDRDPDFHRTDLDDSSWDGIPVPSCWQLHGYDAPVYVNITYPWWGANGLGEEARPPDAPTRFNPVGQYRRTFTVPRDWTGTGRRTFLHFEGVKSAHYVWINGTLVGYHEDSYTPAEYDITEHLKPGTNKIAVEVYRYSDGDWLEDQDMIRLSGIFRSVHLYSTPAVHLRDFRLDTPLGDAYTTAALKVTAQVRDCSGGKNAGRYTVETQLYDARGHAVWPRPLTSAADTGSVPAGQDVTVEASKTVPGPRLWSAEHPYLYTAVLRLRDPSGRVTETLSHRVGLREFALTGGLMRINGKPVSFRGTNRHEMHPDRGMSLTRADMVEDIGIVKRLNMNTVRTSHYPNNPLWLELADEYGLYLVGETNLETHGIRGEYPGSHPDWTEACVARAQNMVHRDKNHPSVVIWSLGNEAGGGTTFNAMHDWIRSYDATRVIQYEGDDRPGISDIRSKMYESPARVEQRAGDTGDTRPYVMIEYSHGMGNSNGNFKKYWDVVRRHDVLQGGWIWDFADQALRHPAPARIRLTESGPARLRGEIVNPSGTFSRARGISGGTVFPRDERLDLTGSLTLEAWITPKVTGYHQPIVVKGDTQYALKQNGGTLEFFVHGGGQWITANWAVPDGWTGREHHIAGVYDAEAGTLTLYVDGVARATRATSRGPDVNTAPLSIATDVDNPTREFSGTIRRARVYARALGASELALEDRRPGDEGVRFWFDAADAEHTELRPRGEDFLAYGGDWGDNPNDGAFSGDGIVTADRRHTGKAAEVKRIHQAVHVMPASGSSGVTTSGRVTLTNEYLFTNLRELEASWSLVADGKAVQRGRLTRGQLDVPPSSAKDITLPVRLPRSPAPGTEYFLRLSFTTRERTAWADAGFEVAAGQLPVDAGSPAVTPVPLERVPALRHDDGDKAVTVDGRGFSVTVDKHSGTITSYEAGGTRLIDSGPVPNFWRAPTDNDRGNGQHTRNQTWRDAGTRREVTDVRVRALRDRAVEITVTGTLPTTTGSTYTTTYTVFGNGEIKVGNTLHPGAPDLPYIPEVGTLLFLPRTLDRLRYYGRGPEENHWDRADGTDVGLYSGTVAAQWTPYLRPQENGNRTEVRWVALTGRDGRGLLASGEPLLEVNASHFTPEDLSAGVRHDYQLTPRDTVVLRLNHRQMGIGGDNSWGAHTHDEYKLPANRDYAYTYRLRPLTDVDGATALSRRPTAGEFTD; from the coding sequence GGAGGAGCCGCCCTCCTCGGCGCCTTCGCCCTGTCCGCGGCGCCCGCCGACGCGCACGCCGCCGGACGGAGAGCCGCGACCGGCGACGCGCCGGACAGCGGCCCGACCGCGAACACCGGACCGGAGTGGAACGGCAACATCGCCGTCTTCCGGCTCGGCACCGAGCCCCCGCACACCACGCTCATGCCGTACGCGGACCTGAAGCAGGCCCTCGCCGCCGACCGCACCCGCTCGCCGTACCGGCTGAGCCTCGACGGCACCTGGAAGTTCGCCCACGTCGACCGCCCCGAGGACCGCGACCCCGACTTTCACCGCACCGACCTCGACGACAGCTCCTGGGACGGCATCCCCGTCCCCTCCTGCTGGCAACTGCACGGCTACGACGCGCCGGTCTACGTCAATATCACCTACCCCTGGTGGGGTGCCAACGGCCTCGGCGAGGAGGCGCGGCCACCGGACGCACCGACCCGCTTCAACCCCGTCGGCCAGTACCGGCGCACCTTCACCGTGCCCCGCGACTGGACGGGGACGGGACGGCGCACCTTCCTGCACTTCGAGGGAGTCAAGTCCGCCCACTACGTGTGGATCAACGGCACGCTCGTGGGCTACCACGAGGACTCCTACACCCCCGCCGAGTACGACATCACCGAGCACCTGAAGCCCGGCACCAACAAGATCGCCGTCGAGGTCTACCGCTATTCGGACGGCGACTGGCTGGAGGACCAGGACATGATCCGGCTGAGCGGCATCTTCCGCTCGGTCCACCTCTACTCCACCCCGGCCGTCCACCTGCGCGACTTCCGTCTGGACACCCCGCTCGGCGACGCGTACACGACCGCCGCACTGAAGGTCACCGCCCAGGTGCGGGACTGCTCGGGCGGGAAGAACGCGGGCCGGTACACCGTCGAGACCCAGCTCTACGACGCTCGGGGCCACGCCGTCTGGCCCCGGCCCCTGACGTCGGCCGCCGACACCGGCTCCGTACCCGCAGGGCAGGACGTCACCGTGGAGGCGTCCAAAACCGTTCCCGGCCCGCGGCTCTGGTCGGCCGAACACCCGTACCTCTACACGGCGGTACTCCGGCTGCGGGACCCCTCCGGCAGGGTGACCGAGACGCTCTCGCACCGGGTCGGCCTGCGGGAGTTCGCCCTCACCGGCGGCCTGATGCGGATCAACGGCAAACCGGTCTCGTTCCGCGGCACCAACCGCCACGAGATGCACCCCGACCGCGGCATGTCCCTCACCCGCGCGGACATGGTCGAGGACATCGGGATCGTCAAGCGCCTCAACATGAACACCGTCCGTACCTCCCACTACCCCAACAACCCGCTCTGGCTCGAACTCGCCGACGAGTACGGCCTGTACCTCGTGGGCGAGACCAACCTCGAGACCCACGGCATCCGCGGCGAGTACCCCGGCAGCCACCCCGACTGGACCGAGGCGTGCGTGGCCCGCGCACAGAACATGGTGCACCGCGACAAGAACCACCCCTCGGTCGTCATCTGGTCGCTCGGCAACGAGGCGGGCGGCGGCACCACCTTCAACGCCATGCACGACTGGATCCGCTCCTACGACGCCACCCGCGTCATCCAGTACGAGGGCGACGACCGCCCCGGCATCAGCGACATCCGCTCGAAGATGTACGAGAGCCCCGCCCGGGTCGAGCAGAGAGCCGGGGACACCGGCGACACCCGGCCGTACGTGATGATCGAGTACTCGCACGGCATGGGCAACTCCAACGGCAACTTCAAGAAGTACTGGGACGTCGTCCGCCGGCACGACGTGCTCCAGGGCGGCTGGATCTGGGACTTCGCCGACCAGGCGCTCCGCCACCCCGCCCCGGCGCGCATCCGGCTCACCGAGTCGGGACCCGCCCGCCTGCGCGGCGAGATCGTCAACCCCAGCGGCACGTTCTCCCGCGCCCGCGGCATATCCGGCGGTACGGTCTTCCCCCGCGACGAACGCCTCGACCTCACCGGCTCGTTGACCCTGGAAGCGTGGATCACCCCCAAGGTGACGGGATATCACCAGCCGATCGTCGTCAAGGGGGACACCCAGTACGCGCTCAAACAGAACGGCGGCACCCTGGAGTTCTTCGTCCACGGCGGCGGCCAGTGGATCACGGCCAACTGGGCCGTCCCGGACGGCTGGACCGGACGCGAGCACCACATCGCCGGGGTCTACGACGCGGAAGCGGGCACGCTCACGCTGTACGTCGACGGGGTGGCACGGGCCACCCGGGCCACTTCCCGCGGTCCCGACGTCAACACCGCGCCGCTCTCCATCGCCACCGATGTCGACAACCCCACCCGGGAGTTCAGTGGCACCATCCGGCGGGCCCGGGTGTACGCGCGTGCTCTCGGCGCCTCCGAACTGGCCTTGGAGGACCGGCGTCCAGGTGACGAAGGGGTGCGGTTCTGGTTCGACGCGGCCGACGCCGAGCACACCGAACTGCGGCCCCGGGGCGAGGACTTCCTCGCCTACGGCGGTGACTGGGGCGACAACCCCAACGACGGCGCCTTCTCCGGGGACGGCATCGTCACCGCCGACCGCCGCCACACCGGGAAGGCCGCCGAGGTCAAGCGGATCCACCAGGCCGTCCACGTCATGCCCGCGTCCGGCTCCAGTGGTGTGACCACCTCGGGGCGCGTAACCCTCACCAACGAATACCTGTTCACCAACCTCCGCGAACTCGAAGCAAGTTGGTCCCTCGTGGCCGACGGGAAGGCCGTACAGAGAGGCAGGCTCACCCGCGGCCAGCTGGACGTGCCGCCCTCGTCCGCCAAGGACATCACCCTGCCCGTGCGGCTGCCGCGCAGCCCGGCCCCCGGCACCGAGTACTTCCTGAGGCTGTCCTTCACCACCAGGGAACGCACCGCATGGGCCGACGCCGGCTTCGAGGTGGCCGCGGGACAGCTCCCCGTCGACGCGGGCAGCCCGGCCGTGACCCCCGTACCCCTGGAGCGCGTACCGGCGCTGCGCCACGACGACGGCGACAAGGCCGTCACGGTCGACGGCAGGGGCTTCTCCGTCACCGTCGACAAACACAGCGGCACCATCACCTCGTACGAGGCGGGCGGCACGCGCCTGATCGACTCCGGCCCCGTACCGAACTTCTGGCGGGCGCCCACCGACAACGACCGGGGCAACGGCCAGCACACCCGCAACCAGACCTGGCGCGACGCCGGCACCCGGCGCGAGGTGACGGACGTGCGGGTGCGGGCGCTGCGGGACCGGGCCGTCGAGATCACGGTCACCGGGACCCTGCCCACCACGACCGGGTCCACGTACACGACCACGTACACCGTCTTCGGCAACGGCGAGATCAAGGTCGGCAACACCCTGCACCCGGGCGCCCCGGACCTGCCGTACATCCCGGAGGTCGGCACCCTGCTGTTCCTGCCCCGGACCCTGGACCGCCTGCGCTACTACGGCCGCGGCCCGGAGGAGAACCACTGGGACCGTGCCGACGGCACCGACGTCGGACTGTACTCCGGCACCGTCGCCGCACAGTGGACGCCCTATCTGCGCCCGCAGGAGAACGGCAACCGGACCGAGGTGCGCTGGGTGGCCCTGACCGGCCGTGACGGACGCGGCCTGCTCGCCAGTGGCGAACCGCTGCTCGAGGTCAACGCCTCGCACTTCACCCCGGAGGACCTGTCGGCCGGGGTACGGCACGACTACCAGCTCACCCCGCGCGACACCGTCGTGCTGCGGCTGAACCATCGGCAGATGGGCATCGGCGGCGACAACAGCTGGGGCGCCCACACCCACGACGAGTACAAGCTTCCCGCGAACCGCGACTACGCCTACACCTACCGGCTGCGCCCGCTGACCGACGTGGACGGGGCGACGGCGCTGTCGCGGCGGCCGACGGCGGGGGAGTTCACCGACTGA
- a CDS encoding AlkA N-terminal domain-containing protein: protein MQKGMHIDTERCVRAVRSKDARFDGWFFTAVLTTGIYCRPSCPVVPPKPENMVFHPSAAACQQAGFRACKRCRPDTSPGSPEWNQRADAVARAMRLIADGTVDREGVPGLAARLGYSTRQVERQLLAELGAGPLALARAQRAQTARLLIETTALPMTEIAFAAGFSSVRTFNDTVREVFALAPSDLRARAPKRTAGPAGGPGPGGTHGPARTPGALASSGTPAALSLRLPFRAPLTPDNLFGHLAATAVPGVEEWRDGSYRRTLRLPHGHGFVALAPRPDHIACRLTLTDPRDLTVAISRCRRLLDLDADPVAVDDRLRTDPVLAPLVDKAPGRRVPRTVDEAEFAVRAVLGQQVSTAAARTHAARLVTAHGEPVTDPDPEGGLTHLFPSPEALADLDPETLALPRARRATLTTLVRALMDGGLRLGVESDWPEARAKLLALPGFGPWTADVIAMRALGDPDAFLPTDLGIRRAARELGLPATPAALTAHAAAWRPWRAYAVQYLWATDSHPINVLPA from the coding sequence ATGCAGAAGGGGATGCACATCGACACCGAACGCTGCGTGCGTGCCGTCCGGTCCAAGGACGCACGGTTCGACGGCTGGTTCTTCACCGCTGTTCTCACCACCGGCATCTACTGTCGGCCCAGCTGCCCGGTGGTACCGCCCAAGCCCGAGAACATGGTCTTCCACCCGAGCGCGGCGGCCTGCCAGCAGGCGGGATTCCGGGCCTGCAAGCGGTGCCGCCCCGACACCAGCCCCGGCTCACCGGAGTGGAACCAGCGGGCCGACGCCGTGGCCCGCGCCATGCGGCTGATCGCCGACGGGACCGTGGACCGGGAGGGCGTGCCCGGCCTCGCCGCCCGGCTCGGCTACAGCACCCGGCAGGTGGAACGCCAACTGCTCGCCGAGCTGGGCGCGGGGCCCCTCGCCCTCGCACGGGCCCAGCGCGCGCAGACCGCGCGGTTGCTCATCGAGACGACGGCCCTGCCGATGACGGAGATCGCCTTCGCCGCCGGCTTCTCCTCCGTCCGCACCTTCAACGACACCGTGCGCGAGGTCTTCGCCCTGGCCCCGAGCGACCTGCGCGCCCGCGCGCCGAAACGGACGGCCGGTCCCGCCGGAGGCCCCGGACCCGGCGGAACCCACGGTCCCGCCAGGACCCCCGGCGCCCTCGCCTCCTCCGGCACCCCCGCCGCGCTGTCGCTGCGCCTGCCGTTCCGGGCCCCGCTCACTCCCGACAACCTCTTCGGCCACCTCGCCGCCACCGCCGTACCCGGCGTGGAGGAGTGGCGGGACGGTTCCTACCGGCGCACCCTGCGGCTGCCGCACGGGCACGGCTTCGTGGCCCTGGCCCCGCGGCCCGACCACATCGCCTGCCGTCTCACCCTCACCGACCCGCGGGACCTCACCGTCGCCATCAGCCGTTGCCGCCGCCTGCTCGACCTGGACGCCGACCCGGTGGCCGTCGACGACCGGCTGCGCACCGACCCGGTCCTCGCGCCCCTGGTGGACAAGGCGCCCGGACGCCGGGTCCCGCGCACGGTCGACGAGGCGGAGTTCGCCGTCCGGGCCGTGCTCGGCCAGCAGGTCTCCACCGCGGCCGCCCGCACCCACGCGGCCCGCCTGGTCACCGCGCACGGCGAACCGGTGACCGACCCGGACCCGGAGGGCGGACTCACCCACCTCTTCCCGTCGCCCGAGGCGCTCGCGGACCTCGACCCCGAGACCCTGGCCCTGCCCCGCGCCCGCCGCGCCACCCTCACCACCCTGGTGCGCGCACTCATGGACGGCGGCCTGCGCCTGGGCGTGGAGAGCGACTGGCCAGAGGCCCGCGCGAAGCTCCTCGCCCTCCCGGGCTTCGGCCCCTGGACCGCCGACGTCATCGCCATGCGCGCCCTCGGCGACCCCGACGCCTTCCTCCCCACCGACCTCGGCATCCGCCGCGCCGCCCGGGAGCTCGGCCTGCCCGCCACCCCCGCCGCGCTCACCGCACACGCGGCGGCCTGGCGGCCCTGGCGGGCGTACGCGGTGCAGTACCTGTGGGCGACGGACAGCCACCCGATCAACGTCCTGCCGGCATGA
- a CDS encoding MHYT domain-containing protein, with protein sequence MTATLTDFHYGAVTPVISYLMACMGSALGLRCTVRSMRRGVQQSRRIGWLSLGAVSLGCGIWTMHFIAMIGFSVNGAVVQYDTRLTLLSLAVAIVVVAIGVFLVGYRGAHPAVLGTAGLITGLGVAAMHYIGMAAMDAGGTIRYDTVAVVLSVLIAVVAATAALWAAVSVRGLWASLGASLVMGVAVTGMHYMGMAGVSVHLEHATTSSQSSVGLMSFLLAMVAGPVAVLVLAAVIVMFDPEMVLGNDEQPRRVRPATSDFTTGGYTPEQSPSPVSHRYEGP encoded by the coding sequence GTGACTGCCACACTGACCGATTTCCACTACGGAGCGGTGACTCCGGTCATCTCCTACCTGATGGCGTGCATGGGGTCGGCGCTGGGCCTGCGCTGCACCGTGCGGTCCATGCGCCGCGGGGTGCAGCAGAGCCGGAGGATCGGCTGGCTCAGCCTGGGAGCCGTGTCCCTCGGCTGCGGCATCTGGACGATGCACTTCATCGCGATGATCGGCTTCAGCGTCAACGGCGCGGTCGTCCAGTACGACACCCGGCTGACCCTGCTGAGTCTGGCCGTCGCGATCGTCGTCGTCGCCATCGGTGTGTTCCTGGTCGGCTACCGCGGTGCCCACCCGGCCGTCCTGGGCACGGCCGGTCTCATCACCGGCCTGGGCGTCGCGGCCATGCACTACATCGGCATGGCCGCCATGGACGCCGGCGGCACCATCCGCTACGACACGGTGGCCGTGGTGCTGTCCGTCCTGATCGCCGTGGTCGCGGCGACGGCGGCACTGTGGGCGGCGGTCTCCGTCCGAGGGCTCTGGGCGAGCCTGGGGGCGAGCCTCGTGATGGGCGTCGCGGTGACCGGCATGCACTACATGGGTATGGCCGGCGTGAGCGTGCACCTCGAGCACGCCACCACGTCCTCGCAGTCGTCGGTCGGCCTGATGTCCTTCCTCCTGGCCATGGTCGCCGGCCCGGTGGCGGTCCTCGTGCTGGCCGCGGTGATCGTCATGTTCGACCCCGAGATGGTCCTCGGGAACGACGAGCAGCCCCGCCGGGTGCGGCCCGCGACGAGTGACTTCACCACGGGCGGCTACACCCCCGAGCAGTCTCCGTCGCCCGTGTCGCACCGGTACGAGGGCCCCTGA
- a CDS encoding YqeB family protein — MDMHKRPEQDPQGDRLTMLGEPAWRTVCVYIVFVLAGAGVGWLVGFLADWLVTLPWAPLQGPAELVASIPAPGLPAAGSVAGLALGLVAQHEQLVIRLSGDRVVLTRKGRAQEFSHDAIAAVFRDGKQLVLLGHEGGELTRQECDLDMGRVADAFAEHGYVWADADPHKDEFRRWVPDTPGLPEGANAILRARQESLEKKSPSDDDVRELREELARLGVVVRDEKRRQYWRTFREAGPAVE; from the coding sequence ATGGACATGCACAAAAGACCCGAGCAGGACCCGCAGGGCGACCGACTCACCATGCTCGGCGAGCCGGCGTGGAGAACCGTGTGCGTCTATATCGTCTTCGTGCTGGCGGGGGCGGGCGTCGGCTGGCTCGTCGGCTTCCTGGCGGACTGGCTCGTGACACTGCCCTGGGCACCGCTACAGGGACCGGCCGAGCTTGTTGCGTCAATCCCAGCTCCGGGGCTGCCCGCCGCGGGTTCGGTGGCAGGGCTGGCCCTCGGACTTGTTGCCCAGCACGAGCAGTTGGTGATTCGCCTGTCGGGTGATCGTGTTGTGCTCACACGCAAGGGGCGTGCGCAGGAGTTCTCGCACGACGCCATCGCCGCAGTGTTCCGGGATGGCAAGCAACTCGTCCTGCTCGGCCACGAGGGTGGCGAGCTCACTCGGCAAGAGTGCGACCTGGACATGGGCCGCGTTGCCGACGCCTTCGCCGAGCACGGCTATGTGTGGGCGGATGCCGATCCACACAAGGACGAGTTCCGCCGCTGGGTCCCGGATACACCCGGCCTCCCGGAGGGTGCGAACGCCATCCTCAGGGCCCGCCAGGAGTCGTTGGAAAAGAAGAGTCCCTCCGACGACGACGTTCGAGAACTCCGTGAGGAACTGGCCCGTCTCGGCGTCGTAGTGAGGGACGAGAAACGACGTCAGTACTGGAGGACGTTCCGGGAGGCAGGTCCGGCCGTGGAATGA
- a CDS encoding TetR/AcrR family transcriptional regulator, producing the protein MRTVDPARHRARRRHIVNVAAELFAAKGFERATTAEICKAAGMSAGNLFHYFPNKRAIFHAVFEDDEHDGATKAERLAAARAADDPWTALLDTVDLLAAPSTEPLVPALVMEAMIQAYRDPDLEALLSRENDEERSTVTTLLRNAAAAGQIDPALDPDDTAAWVMALIAALYTSAATDPSFSPGDQLPTLRLILQRFLRTNAISDPER; encoded by the coding sequence ATGAGGACAGTCGACCCGGCCAGACACCGCGCACGACGCCGGCACATCGTCAACGTCGCAGCTGAACTCTTCGCCGCCAAAGGCTTCGAGCGCGCCACCACGGCAGAAATCTGCAAGGCCGCCGGCATGAGCGCGGGCAACCTGTTCCACTACTTCCCCAACAAACGCGCGATCTTCCACGCCGTCTTCGAGGACGACGAGCACGACGGTGCCACCAAAGCTGAGCGTCTTGCCGCCGCCCGCGCTGCCGACGACCCGTGGACCGCCCTCCTCGACACCGTGGACCTTCTCGCCGCCCCCTCCACGGAGCCGCTGGTCCCCGCCCTCGTCATGGAGGCGATGATCCAGGCCTACCGCGACCCCGATCTCGAAGCGCTGCTCAGCCGCGAGAACGACGAGGAGCGGTCCACAGTCACCACCCTCCTGCGGAACGCGGCCGCAGCAGGCCAAATCGACCCGGCCCTGGACCCGGACGACACCGCAGCGTGGGTCATGGCTCTCATCGCCGCTCTCTACACCAGCGCCGCCACCGATCCATCTTTCAGCCCGGGCGATCAGCTCCCCACCCTGCGCCTGATTCTCCAACGCTTTCTACGGACCAACGCCATCTCGGATCCGGAGCGATGA
- a CDS encoding site-specific integrase, producing the protein MDYFFTSRVTARRHYEAPSGITLDGTQYTSRSKALKDGTPFFLDADMRPLEPHCSFFYELAKTLEAKSLRDYTYDFLDLDDFLSSLDPPADLLSATEDDLIAYRDHCIEYRDEPMAPATWKRRRATINRFYDWAVDEARLLDRRPYYRKKNGRDILNWGATSELDVRHLTFEQWWFLDRVGLRGLLPDGKADPAFRSGHALRDSCGGNLSITTGLRLREFSALLDIEVGAPRRDGSAKEVELQAIAKFGLPRTTEIQDATLRELDWYRRTERSGFLRKAAKNLYRQRDELFVVDDVDMRTMKVSGIQDGRRRTYRIKAMKAPLRRITVIEGDHGLESMALFVGRNGRMISSQRWEQIFADAHARAVRIAAEHNLPLEMPGQVRIHDLRHTFAVYMLEQLTELVRAQDEEQQRLTDRVPAYAADHVSRNPFLTVMRLLGHRRPESTMRYLTYKRKTNLLVARAVKDWNDQDRTYADLAARQAGGWAV; encoded by the coding sequence ATGGACTACTTCTTCACGTCACGCGTCACCGCACGGCGCCACTACGAAGCACCATCCGGGATCACGCTGGACGGGACGCAGTACACGAGCCGGAGCAAGGCCCTCAAGGACGGGACCCCCTTCTTCCTCGACGCGGACATGCGGCCCCTGGAGCCCCACTGCTCGTTCTTCTACGAGCTCGCCAAGACCCTTGAGGCCAAGTCGCTGCGGGACTACACGTACGACTTCCTCGACCTGGACGACTTCCTCTCAAGCCTCGATCCCCCGGCCGACCTGCTGTCCGCCACCGAGGACGATCTGATCGCCTACCGCGATCACTGCATCGAGTACCGCGACGAGCCGATGGCGCCGGCCACGTGGAAGCGCCGGAGGGCCACGATCAACAGGTTCTACGACTGGGCGGTCGATGAGGCGAGGCTTCTGGACCGACGTCCGTACTACCGCAAGAAGAACGGCCGCGACATCCTCAACTGGGGAGCTACCAGCGAGCTCGACGTGCGCCATCTGACGTTCGAGCAGTGGTGGTTTCTGGACCGGGTCGGCCTGCGTGGGCTGCTGCCCGACGGCAAGGCGGATCCCGCCTTCCGCTCCGGCCATGCTCTGCGGGACAGCTGCGGCGGGAATCTCTCCATCACGACGGGCCTGCGGCTGCGGGAGTTCAGCGCGTTGCTCGACATCGAAGTCGGCGCTCCTCGTCGGGACGGCTCGGCCAAGGAAGTCGAACTGCAGGCGATCGCGAAGTTCGGCCTGCCCAGGACCACCGAGATCCAGGACGCCACGCTGCGTGAACTGGACTGGTATCGAAGGACCGAGCGCTCCGGTTTCCTTCGCAAGGCCGCGAAGAACCTGTACCGACAGCGCGATGAGCTGTTCGTCGTCGACGACGTCGACATGCGCACGATGAAGGTCAGCGGCATCCAGGACGGTCGGCGACGCACCTACCGGATCAAGGCGATGAAGGCGCCGCTGCGGCGGATCACGGTCATTGAGGGCGACCACGGGCTGGAGTCGATGGCTCTTTTCGTCGGGCGCAATGGACGGATGATCAGCAGTCAGCGCTGGGAGCAGATCTTCGCCGACGCGCACGCGAGAGCGGTACGGATCGCGGCCGAGCACAACCTGCCGCTGGAGATGCCGGGGCAGGTCCGCATCCATGATCTTCGCCATACGTTCGCCGTGTACATGCTGGAGCAGTTGACCGAGTTGGTCCGCGCCCAGGACGAGGAGCAGCAGCGCCTCACCGACCGCGTGCCTGCCTACGCGGCGGACCACGTGTCCCGCAACCCGTTCCTGACCGTCATGCGCCTCCTCGGGCATCGCCGTCCCGAATCGACCATGCGGTACCTGACCTACAAGAGAAAGACGAACCTGCTCGTCGCCCGGGCGGTGAAGGACTGGAACGATCAGGACCGCACCTACGCAGACCTGGCCGCTCGCCAGGCCGGAGGGTGGGCCGTCTGA
- a CDS encoding glycerate kinase, with the protein MADAAVSGTRSARSAQSEAPARRVLVAADKFKGSLTAVEVAERVTAGLRRVVPGLEVEALPVADGGDGTVAAAVAAGFDRREVRVTGPLGDEVTAAFALRGDTAVVEMAEASGLQRLPGGVLAPLTASTYGSGELLTAALDAGARTLVFGVGGSATTDGGAGMLAALGARFLRADGDPVTPGGAGLAELASADLSGLDPRLGEVEVVLASDVDNPLTGPKGAPAVYGPQKGASPEDVKRLDAALAHFVKVLEEPAGARATEFAASPGAGAAGGIGYGALLLGARFRPGIEVMLDVLGFAPALERADLVITGEGSLDEQTLHGKAPAGVAAAARAAGKEVVAVCGRLTLPPEVLGRAGIRRAYALTDLEPDVEKCIAQAGPVLERTAERLARDFLS; encoded by the coding sequence GTGGCGGACGCTGCAGTGAGCGGTACTCGATCAGCACGGTCAGCACAGTCGGAGGCGCCGGCGCGGCGGGTGCTCGTCGCCGCGGACAAGTTCAAGGGGTCGCTGACGGCCGTGGAGGTCGCCGAGCGGGTGACCGCCGGGCTGCGGCGGGTGGTGCCCGGCCTCGAGGTCGAGGCGCTTCCCGTGGCCGACGGCGGCGACGGCACGGTGGCCGCGGCGGTCGCGGCCGGGTTCGACCGGCGGGAGGTACGGGTCACCGGTCCCCTCGGTGACGAGGTCACCGCGGCGTTCGCGCTGCGCGGCGACACCGCCGTGGTGGAGATGGCGGAGGCCAGCGGCCTCCAACGGCTGCCGGGCGGCGTCCTCGCGCCGCTGACGGCGTCCACGTACGGATCCGGCGAGCTGCTGACGGCCGCGCTGGACGCCGGCGCGCGGACCCTCGTGTTCGGGGTCGGCGGCAGTGCCACCACGGACGGCGGCGCCGGCATGCTGGCCGCGCTGGGCGCCCGCTTCCTGAGAGCCGACGGTGATCCGGTGACGCCGGGCGGCGCCGGTCTCGCCGAGCTGGCCTCGGCGGATCTGTCGGGCCTGGACCCGCGCCTCGGTGAGGTCGAGGTCGTGCTCGCCAGCGATGTCGACAACCCGCTGACCGGTCCGAAGGGCGCCCCGGCGGTCTACGGCCCGCAGAAGGGCGCCTCCCCCGAGGACGTGAAGCGGCTGGACGCGGCGCTCGCGCACTTCGTGAAGGTGCTGGAAGAACCCGCCGGGGCCAGAGCCACCGAGTTCGCCGCCTCGCCCGGTGCGGGCGCGGCCGGCGGCATCGGATACGGCGCGCTGCTCCTCGGGGCCCGGTTCCGGCCCGGTATCGAGGTCATGCTGGACGTCCTCGGCTTCGCACCCGCGCTGGAGCGGGCCGACCTCGTGATCACCGGTGAGGGCTCGCTGGACGAGCAGACCCTGCACGGCAAAGCCCCGGCGGGGGTGGCCGCCGCGGCCCGTGCCGCAGGCAAGGAGGTCGTCGCGGTGTGCGGGCGGCTCACGCTGCCGCCGGAGGTACTGGGGCGGGCGGGGATCCGGCGCGCGTACGCGCTGACGGATCTCGAGCCGGACGTGGAGAAGTGCATCGCGCAGGCGGGCCCGGTCCTGGAACGGACGGCGGAACGCCTCGCACGCGACTTCCTGAGCTGA